The proteins below are encoded in one region of Lentimicrobium sp. L6:
- a CDS encoding porin family protein, whose amino-acid sequence MRKLFLVFTVLLMSTALMAQLPNIGIRGGLTTSKLSTNLSENFASENQLGYQGGVFVRLKFNKLYIQPEAIYNHRSTKLEYEVVPVLDYDNQKVGAKTSMKIGTIDVPVLVGFYLVKSKMFNLRIFAGPEISFASSKSVEYQYTTGDGTDFNGEVVDPITVDDFNQTTWYMQAGAGVDVLFFTFDVRYEKGLSDLYNKSDFNFKNNVWVFTLGFKFI is encoded by the coding sequence ATGAGAAAATTATTCCTTGTTTTTACGGTGTTATTAATGAGCACAGCCTTAATGGCTCAATTGCCAAATATTGGTATTAGAGGAGGTCTAACGACTTCAAAATTATCAACAAATCTAAGTGAAAATTTTGCATCTGAAAATCAGTTGGGTTATCAAGGTGGTGTGTTTGTTCGATTAAAATTCAATAAGTTATATATTCAGCCAGAAGCGATCTATAACCATAGGAGTACTAAATTAGAGTACGAAGTAGTACCTGTATTAGATTATGATAATCAGAAAGTGGGTGCTAAAACCAGTATGAAGATTGGTACTATAGATGTTCCTGTTCTTGTAGGTTTTTATTTGGTAAAAAGTAAAATGTTCAATTTGAGGATTTTTGCGGGACCAGAAATTTCTTTCGCATCTAGTAAAAGTGTAGAATATCAATATACAACTGGAGATGGTACTGATTTCAATGGTGAGGTAGTGGATCCGATTACCGTTGATGATTTCAACCAAACTACATGGTATATGCAGGCTGGAGCTGGGGTTGATGTTCTTTTCTTCACTTTCGATGTACGTTACGAAAAAGGCTTGAGTGATTTGTATAATAAAAGTGATTTCAACTTTAAAAATAATGTCTGGGTATTTACTTTAGGTTTTAAATTTATCTAA